In a single window of the Microbacterium sp. SL75 genome:
- the rplP gene encoding 50S ribosomal protein L16 has protein sequence MLIPRKVKYRKQHHPGRSGQATGGTQVSFGEFGIQALTPAYVTNRQIESARIAMTRHIKRGGKVWINIYPDRPLTKKPAETRMGSGKGSPEWWVANVKPGRVLFEVAGVDEQLAREALTRAIHKLPLKARIIKREEGDA, from the coding sequence ATGCTCATCCCCCGCAAGGTCAAGTACCGCAAGCAGCACCACCCCGGCCGTTCGGGCCAGGCCACCGGTGGCACCCAGGTGTCGTTCGGTGAGTTCGGGATCCAGGCGCTGACCCCCGCTTACGTGACCAACCGTCAGATCGAGTCCGCTCGTATCGCCATGACGCGTCACATCAAGCGTGGCGGAAAGGTGTGGATCAACATCTACCCCGACCGTCCTCTCACCAAGAAGCCCGCCGAAACCCGCATGGGTTCGGGTAAGGGTTCCCCCGAGTGGTGGGTCGCCAACGTCAAGCCGGGCCGCGTCCTCTTCGAGGTCGCGGGTGTCGACGAGCAGCTCGCTCGTGAGGCCCTGACCCGAGCAATTCACAAGCTGCCCCTGAAGGCACGCATCATCAAGCGCGAGGAGGGCGACGCGTAA
- the rplD gene encoding 50S ribosomal protein L4: MADSTLALDVVKADGNKAGSVELPAALFDVKTNIPLIHQVVVAQRAAARQGTHSTKRRGEVSGAGRKPFKQKGTGNARQGSIRAPHMTGGGIVHGPKPRDYSQRTPKKMIAAALLGALSDRARGQRLHIVDSFAIEGAPSTKAAAAALKAFGAVKNVLVVIDRDDELTIKSVRNLAYVHVLTVGQLNTYDVIVSDDIVFTKAAYDAFVASKSGATEEVSA; encoded by the coding sequence ATGGCTGACTCGACTCTCGCGCTCGACGTCGTGAAGGCCGACGGCAACAAGGCCGGCTCTGTCGAGCTGCCCGCCGCGCTCTTCGACGTCAAGACGAACATCCCGCTTATCCACCAGGTCGTCGTGGCGCAGCGCGCCGCGGCTCGCCAGGGCACGCACTCGACCAAGCGTCGTGGCGAGGTCTCGGGTGCCGGCCGCAAGCCCTTCAAGCAGAAGGGCACGGGTAACGCCCGTCAGGGCTCGATCCGCGCGCCGCACATGACCGGTGGTGGCATCGTCCACGGTCCCAAGCCCCGCGACTACAGCCAGCGCACCCCCAAGAAGATGATCGCTGCCGCCCTTCTGGGCGCGCTCAGCGACCGTGCTCGCGGACAGCGTCTGCACATCGTCGACAGCTTCGCCATCGAGGGTGCCCCCTCGACCAAGGCCGCTGCCGCCGCGCTGAAGGCCTTCGGTGCCGTCAAGAACGTGCTCGTGGTCATCGACCGCGATGACGAGCTCACGATCAAGAGCGTGCGCAACCTCGCGTACGTCCACGTGCTGACCGTCGGCCAGCTGAACACCTACGACGTGATCGTCTCCGACGACATCGTCTTCACCAAGGCCGCCTACGACGCCTTCGTCGCGTCGAAGTCGGGCGCCACCGAGGAGGTCTCGGCATGA
- the rpmC gene encoding 50S ribosomal protein L29 gives MAIGTKQLAPSELDTFEDQRLVEELRKAKEELFNLRFQSATGQLESHGRIRAVKRDIARLYTVIRERELGIRATPAPVEATKAKKSKAKKAESADDAAKEEAE, from the coding sequence ATGGCGATCGGCACCAAGCAGCTCGCCCCGAGCGAGCTCGATACGTTCGAAGACCAGCGCCTCGTCGAGGAGCTGCGTAAGGCCAAGGAAGAGCTGTTCAACCTGCGCTTCCAGTCGGCCACCGGCCAGCTCGAGAGCCACGGTCGCATCCGTGCAGTCAAGCGCGACATCGCGCGTCTGTACACCGTGATCCGTGAGCGCGAGCTCGGCATCCGCGCCACCCCGGCCCCGGTCGAGGCGACGAAGGCGAAGAAGAGCAAGGCGAAGAAGGCGGAATCCGCTGACGACGCCGCGAAGGAAGAGGCGGAGTAA
- the rplW gene encoding 50S ribosomal protein L23, with protein MTTVNKDPRDIILKPVVSEKSYSLIDEGKYTFLVDPRSSKTEIKLAIEKIFGVKVASVNTINRVGKARRTRFGIGKRKDTKRAIVSLKSGTIDIFTSVG; from the coding sequence ATGACCACCGTCAACAAGGACCCGCGCGACATCATCCTGAAGCCGGTCGTCTCCGAGAAGAGCTACTCGCTCATCGACGAGGGCAAGTACACCTTCCTGGTGGACCCCCGCTCGTCGAAGACCGAGATCAAGCTCGCGATCGAGAAGATCTTCGGCGTCAAGGTCGCTTCGGTCAACACGATCAACCGCGTGGGCAAGGCCCGTCGCACCCGCTTCGGCATCGGCAAGCGCAAGGACACCAAGCGCGCCATCGTCTCGCTGAAGTCGGGCACCATCGACATCTTCACGTCTGTCGGCTGA
- the rpsC gene encoding 30S ribosomal protein S3, with amino-acid sequence MGQKVNPYGFRLGITTDHVSRWFSDSTKAGQRYADYLAEDIKIRRLLTTSLDRAGVSNIEIERTRDRVRVDIHTARPGIVIGRRGAEAERIRADLEKLTGKQIQLNILEVKNPEADAQLVAQGVAEQLTARVAFRRAMRKGLQGAQRAGAKGVRIQVSGRLGGAEMSRSEFYREGRVPLHTLRANIDYGFYEAKTTFGRIGVKVWIYKGDLTNKELAREQANAPKSRGRDDRGGDRRRSPRNEAPVAEGASA; translated from the coding sequence ATGGGACAGAAAGTCAACCCGTACGGCTTCCGCCTCGGCATCACGACCGACCACGTGTCGCGGTGGTTCTCGGACTCGACGAAGGCTGGTCAGCGTTACGCCGACTACCTCGCCGAGGACATCAAGATCCGTCGCCTGCTGACCACCTCGCTTGACCGCGCCGGTGTCAGCAACATCGAGATCGAGCGCACGCGTGACCGTGTCCGCGTCGACATCCACACCGCCCGCCCGGGCATCGTGATCGGTCGCCGCGGCGCCGAGGCCGAGCGCATCCGTGCCGACCTCGAGAAGCTCACCGGAAAGCAGATCCAGCTGAACATCCTCGAGGTGAAGAACCCCGAGGCCGATGCTCAGCTCGTCGCTCAGGGTGTCGCCGAGCAGCTCACCGCTCGCGTGGCTTTCCGCCGCGCGATGCGCAAGGGTCTTCAGGGCGCGCAGCGTGCCGGCGCCAAGGGTGTCCGCATCCAGGTGTCGGGCCGCCTCGGCGGCGCCGAGATGAGCCGCTCGGAGTTCTACCGCGAAGGCCGTGTGCCCCTGCACACCCTTCGCGCGAACATCGACTACGGCTTCTACGAGGCGAAGACCACCTTCGGCCGCATCGGCGTGAAGGTCTGGATCTACAAGGGCGACCTCACCAACAAGGAGCTCGCCCGCGAGCAGGCCAACGCGCCCAAGTCGCGCGGTCGTGACGACCGCGGTGGCGACCGTCGTCGTAGCCCTCGCAACGAGGCCCCCGTGGCAGAAGGAGCGTCGGCGTAA
- the rplB gene encoding 50S ribosomal protein L2, whose translation MAIRKYKPTTPGRRGSSVADFAEITRSTPEKSLLRPLSKTGGRNNQGRITTRHIGGGHKRQYRLIDFRRNDKDGIDAKVAHIEYDPNRTARIALLHYADGEKRYILAPAKLSQGDVVESGAGADIKPGNNLPLRNIPTGTVIHAIELRPGGGAKMARSAGASVRLVAKDGPYAQLRLPSGEIRNVDVRCRATIGEVGNAEQSNINWGKAGRMRWKGVRPTVRGVAMNPVDHPHGGGEGKTSGGRHPVSPWGKAEGRTRHANKESDKLIVRRRTAGKKRK comes from the coding sequence ATGGCTATTCGCAAGTACAAGCCCACGACCCCCGGTCGCCGCGGCTCGTCGGTGGCCGACTTCGCCGAGATCACCCGATCGACGCCTGAGAAGTCGCTGCTGCGCCCGCTGTCGAAGACCGGTGGCCGCAACAACCAGGGCCGCATCACCACGCGTCACATCGGTGGTGGACACAAGCGTCAGTACCGTCTGATCGACTTCCGTCGTAACGACAAGGACGGCATCGACGCCAAGGTCGCTCACATCGAGTACGACCCCAACCGCACCGCGCGCATCGCGCTGCTGCACTACGCGGACGGCGAGAAGCGCTACATCCTCGCCCCGGCGAAGCTGTCGCAGGGTGACGTCGTGGAGTCGGGAGCCGGCGCTGACATCAAGCCCGGTAACAACCTGCCGCTGCGCAACATCCCCACCGGTACCGTGATCCACGCGATCGAGCTGCGTCCCGGAGGAGGTGCGAAGATGGCCCGTTCGGCCGGCGCATCCGTGCGTCTGGTCGCGAAGGACGGCCCCTACGCGCAGCTTCGTCTGCCCTCGGGTGAGATCCGCAACGTCGACGTGCGCTGCCGCGCGACGATCGGCGAGGTCGGCAACGCCGAGCAGTCGAACATCAACTGGGGCAAGGCCGGCCGTATGCGCTGGAAGGGTGTCCGCCCGACCGTGCGTGGTGTCGCCATGAACCCGGTAGACCACCCGCACGGTGGTGGTGAGGGTAAGACCTCCGGTGGTCGTCACCCTGTTTCGCCGTGGGGTAAGGCCGAAGGCCGCACCCGCCACGCGAACAAGGAGAGCGACAAGCTCATCGTCCGCCGTCGCACCGCCGGCAAGAAGCGCAAGTAG
- the rplN gene encoding 50S ribosomal protein L14, producing the protein MIQNESRLKVADNTGAKELLTIRVLGGSNRRYAGLGDVIVATVKDAIPGGNVKKGDVVKAVVVRVVKQTRRPDGSYIKFDENAAVILKNDGEPRGTRIFGPVGRELRDKKFMKIVSLAPEVI; encoded by the coding sequence GTGATTCAGAACGAATCCCGGCTGAAGGTCGCCGACAACACCGGCGCCAAGGAGCTGCTCACCATCCGCGTGCTCGGCGGCTCCAACCGTCGTTACGCCGGCCTGGGCGACGTCATCGTCGCCACGGTCAAGGACGCGATCCCGGGTGGAAACGTCAAGAAGGGCGACGTGGTCAAGGCCGTCGTCGTCCGTGTCGTGAAGCAGACCCGCCGTCCCGACGGCTCTTACATCAAGTTCGACGAGAACGCCGCCGTGATCCTGAAGAACGACGGGGAGCCCCGCGGCACCCGCATCTTCGGGCCGGTCGGTCGTGAGCTTCGCGACAAGAAGTTCATGAAGATCGTCTCGCTCGCCCCGGAGGTCATCTGA
- the rpsH gene encoding 30S ribosomal protein S8, giving the protein MTMTDPVADMLTRLRNANSAHHDSVSMPSSKLKTNIAAILKQEGYIADWNVEDARVGQTLNMTLKYGPNRERSIAGIKRVSKPGLRVYAKSTEVPTVLGGLGVAILSTSSGLLTDRQAEQKGVGGEVLAYVW; this is encoded by the coding sequence ATGACGATGACAGACCCGGTCGCAGACATGCTGACCCGTCTGCGCAACGCGAACTCGGCGCACCACGACTCCGTGTCGATGCCGAGCTCGAAGCTCAAGACGAACATCGCCGCCATCCTCAAGCAGGAGGGTTACATCGCCGACTGGAACGTCGAAGACGCTCGTGTCGGCCAGACCCTCAACATGACGCTGAAGTACGGCCCGAACCGCGAGCGGTCGATCGCCGGCATCAAGCGCGTGTCGAAGCCCGGCCTCCGCGTTTACGCGAAGTCGACCGAGGTCCCCACGGTCCTCGGTGGCCTCGGCGTTGCCATCCTGTCCACCTCCTCCGGTCTCCTCACCGACCGTCAGGCCGAGCAGAAGGGCGTCGGCGGGGAAGTCCTCGCCTACGTGTGGTGA
- the rpsQ gene encoding 30S ribosomal protein S17 encodes MATAKKAEAQVAGHEHAENDVRDENARGYRKARRGYVVSDKMDKTIVVEVEDRVKHPLYGKVIRRTSKVKAHDESNSAGIGDLVVINETRPLSATKRWRLVEILEKAK; translated from the coding sequence ATGGCTACCGCGAAGAAGGCCGAGGCGCAGGTCGCCGGTCACGAGCACGCCGAGAACGACGTCCGCGACGAGAACGCCCGCGGTTACCGCAAGGCGCGTCGTGGCTACGTCGTCAGCGACAAGATGGACAAGACCATCGTCGTCGAGGTCGAGGACCGCGTGAAGCACCCGCTCTACGGCAAGGTCATCCGCCGCACCTCGAAGGTCAAGGCGCACGACGAGTCCAACTCGGCGGGCATCGGCGACCTCGTCGTCATCAACGAGACCCGTCCGCTCAGCGCCACCAAGCGCTGGCGCCTGGTCGAGATCCTCGAGAAGGCCAAGTAA
- the rplX gene encoding 50S ribosomal protein L24, with translation MAKIKKGDLVQVISGAKPERGGDRGKQGKVLEVLTEQNRVIVEGVNYVTKHNRVGQSQRGTKTGGIETFEAPIHISNVALVDPSTKKPTRVGHRVEEQVKDGVKRTVRVRFAKKSGKDL, from the coding sequence ATGGCGAAAATCAAAAAGGGCGACCTGGTTCAGGTCATCTCGGGCGCCAAGCCCGAGCGTGGCGGCGACCGCGGCAAGCAGGGTAAGGTCCTCGAGGTCCTCACCGAGCAGAACCGCGTCATCGTCGAGGGCGTGAACTACGTCACCAAGCACAACCGCGTGGGCCAGTCCCAGCGCGGAACCAAGACCGGTGGCATCGAGACCTTCGAGGCCCCGATCCACATCTCCAACGTCGCGCTCGTCGACCCCTCGACCAAGAAGCCGACGCGTGTCGGCCACCGTGTCGAGGAGCAGGTGAAGGACGGCGTCAAGCGCACCGTCCGCGTGCGCTTCGCGAAGAAGTCAGGCAAGGACCTCTGA
- the rplE gene encoding 50S ribosomal protein L5: MSTSTAAAAGKIQPRLKQKYNAEIKKALQDEFGYENVMQIPGLVKVVVNTGVGEAARDSKVIDGAVDDLTKITGQKPIVTKARKSIAQFKLREGQAIGAHVTLRGDRAWEFVDRLVNLALPRIRDFRGLSAKQFDGNGNYTFGLQEQSVFHEIDQDRIDRVRGFDITIVTTAKSDDEGRSLLRQLGFPFQSADAQA, translated from the coding sequence ATGAGCACCTCGACTGCCGCGGCGGCTGGCAAGATCCAGCCCCGCCTCAAGCAGAAGTACAACGCCGAGATCAAGAAGGCGCTGCAGGACGAGTTCGGCTACGAGAACGTCATGCAGATCCCCGGTCTGGTCAAGGTGGTCGTGAACACCGGTGTCGGCGAGGCAGCTCGAGACAGCAAGGTGATCGATGGTGCGGTCGACGACCTCACCAAGATCACCGGTCAGAAGCCCATCGTCACCAAGGCCCGCAAGTCCATCGCGCAGTTCAAGCTGCGTGAGGGCCAGGCCATCGGTGCGCACGTCACCCTTCGTGGTGACCGTGCGTGGGAGTTCGTCGACCGCCTCGTCAACCTCGCGCTGCCCCGCATCCGCGACTTCCGCGGGCTGTCGGCCAAGCAGTTCGACGGCAACGGCAACTACACCTTCGGTCTCCAGGAGCAGTCCGTGTTCCACGAGATCGACCAGGACCGCATCGACCGCGTGCGTGGTTTCGACATCACCATCGTCACCACCGCGAAGTCCGACGACGAGGGCCGCTCGCTGCTGCGTCAGCTCGGCTTCCCGTTCCAGTCGGCCGACGCGCAGGCCTGA
- the rplV gene encoding 50S ribosomal protein L22 gives MVESIARVRHIRVTPQKARRVVALIKGKQAEEALAILKFAPQGASEPIYKLVASAIANARVTADKTNEYLDDADLYVKNAYVDEGTTLKRFQPRAQGRAFQIKKRTSHITVVLATPETAEAAPARANKKASK, from the coding sequence ATGGTGGAGTCCATCGCACGTGTGCGACACATCCGCGTGACCCCTCAGAAGGCTCGTCGCGTCGTCGCCCTCATCAAGGGCAAGCAGGCCGAAGAGGCCCTCGCGATCCTGAAGTTCGCGCCGCAGGGCGCGAGCGAGCCGATCTACAAGCTCGTCGCCTCGGCCATCGCGAACGCTCGCGTCACGGCTGACAAGACGAACGAGTACCTGGATGACGCCGACCTGTACGTGAAGAACGCGTACGTCGACGAGGGCACGACGCTCAAGCGTTTCCAGCCCCGCGCTCAGGGTCGCGCCTTCCAGATCAAGAAGCGCACGAGCCACATCACGGTCGTGCTCGCGACGCCCGAGACCGCTGAGGCGGCCCCGGCTCGCGCCAACAAGAAGGCGAGCAAGTAA
- the rpsS gene encoding 30S ribosomal protein S19: MPRSLKKGPFVDEHLLRKVVSQNEAGSKNVIKTWSRRSMIIPAMLGHTIAVHDGRKHIPVFVTETMVGHKLGEFSPTRTFRGHVKDDKKGRRR; the protein is encoded by the coding sequence ATGCCTCGCAGCCTTAAGAAGGGCCCCTTCGTCGACGAGCACCTGCTTCGCAAGGTCGTCTCGCAGAACGAAGCCGGTTCGAAGAACGTCATCAAGACCTGGTCGCGCCGTTCGATGATCATCCCCGCCATGCTGGGACACACCATCGCCGTGCACGACGGACGCAAGCACATCCCCGTGTTCGTGACCGAGACCATGGTCGGCCACAAGCTGGGCGAGTTCTCGCCCACCCGCACCTTCCGCGGCCACGTGAAGGACGACAAGAAGGGCCGTCGCCGCTAA